A genome region from Anopheles arabiensis isolate DONGOLA unplaced genomic scaffold, AaraD3 Autosomal_pericentromeric_contig0015, whole genome shotgun sequence includes the following:
- the LOC120908308 gene encoding uncharacterized protein LOC120908308 isoform X1 produces the protein MHVLVDIASASAKDRQVFRSRLFTRVPSAMASRSSQYRKRRRFMEEVEREIDNEINNMEPSSPVMVPASTSRMFNELHSTDSNLGANVECSFSIDVDTNNTNNDSAATVDENNLDDIEDEQEECAEDFYDAYNYLNDFQSLKEALRYLAIMGHLSRNFLNLLLAILRKFGHPELPKDGRTLLKIPKVSQEIQHIAGGQMWYSGIEVGLRNYFRNHVPEENKFSLHIFIDGLPLFKSSATQFWPILFKVKEIPDCPVMIAGVFCGQKKPTDLEPYLRQLVDELNNLQVIGMLFGEKVVKIFAKAFVTDTPARAFIKSVMYFPAKHGCTKCTLVGEFVKPERKVIFCSPQPAPSRTDESFRQRHDTEHHKQIRSPLEEIGGLDMIKSFPTSDRLHLIDIGNTRKILYGLFHHKFISFVIWSSEHKKNASHFLMKTKLPSEIHRPFRSLDTLQYWKATEFRSFLHYISPVIYKDFMHSDGFNHYLLYFCGITIFSSSVYKNLNPLAKRMLQQFVVDFPLYYGRTHMSSNVHNLLHVFDDVEELGPLDDWSSYDYENFLQFIKRDVKTGSKCVEQVAGRCKLYASINVHHGPKEKKYPCLTIDGCGLHVTESFVLKPKFRDQWFLTKSNGIVKFLRAEISPQNSLVIVGIKYDNKENYFTATFKDNVSFVAIQSSELNIHKLNSYSPSTMVTLDLKSIKCKLVAVNLPPRPLVYFDVDEFQDSMPPSVLFIPLLHTFLPN, from the exons ATGCATGTATTGGTTGACATTGCAAGTGCGTCGGCGAAGGACAGACAAGT TTTTAGATCCAGATTATTTACGAGAGTACCATCAGCAATGGCTTCAAGATCATCCCAATATCGGAAGCGTCGTCGCTTTATGGAAGAAGTTGAGAGAGAAATAGACAATGAGATCAATAATATGGAGCCTTCCTCACCTGTCATGGTTCCGGCATCGACGAGCAGGATGTTCA ACGAATTGCATAGTACTGATAGCAACTTAGGTGCGAATGTAGAGTGTAGCTTTAGCATAGATGTAGATACTAACAATACTAACAATGACAGCGCTGCAACTGTTGACGAAAATAATTTGGATGATATAGAAGATGAACAGGAAGAATGTGCTGAAGATTTTTATGATGCTTATaactatttgaatgattttcaaaGTTTAAAAGAAGCTTTGAGATATTTGGCAATAATGGGTCATCTTTCTCGCAACTTTCTCAACTTGCTTCTAgcaattttaagaaaattTGGTCATCCTGAACTTCCTAAAGATGGTCGTACTTTACTAAAAATTCCTAAAGTTAGCCAAGAGATTCAGCATATAGCAGGTGGACAAATGTGGTACTCAGGGATAGAAGTTGGCCTTCGaaattattttaggaatcatGTTCCAGAGGAAAATAAGTTTTCGTTACATATTTTTATCGATGGGCTTCCTCTTTTCAAAAGTAGTGCTACACAATTTTGGCCAATTCTTTTTAAAGTAAAAGAAATTCCCGATTGCCCGGTAATGATCGCAGGTGTATTTTGTGGTCAGAAAAAACCTACCGACTTAGAGCCTTATTTGCGACAGCTCGTAGATGAATTAAACAATTTGCAAGTAATAGGCATGCTGTTTGGAGAGAAAGTTGTAAAAATTTTTGCCAAGGCTTTTGTCACCGATACCCCTGCGCGGGCCTTTATAAAATCGGTAATGTACTTTCCGGCAAAACATGGGTGCACAAAGTGTACTCTCGTTGGAGAGTTTGTAAAACCGGAGCGCAAAGTAATATTTTGTTCACCACAACCTGCTCCATCACGTACAGATGAAAGTTTTCGACAAAGACACGATACAGAGCATCATAAACAAATTCGATCTCCTTTAGAAGAGATTGGTGGATTAGATATGATCAAAAGTTTTCCCACTTCTGATCGACTTCATCTTATCGATATTGGCAACACTCGTAAAATTTTGTACGGCCTTTTTCATCATAAATTTATAAGTTTTGTAATATGGTCTAGTGAACACAAGAAAAATGCCTCTCACTTTTTGATGAAAACGAAACTGCCTTCTGAAATACATCGACCATTTCGATCTCTTGACACTCTTCAGTATTGGAAAGCAACTGAATTTAGGTCTTTTCTACACTATATTAGCCCTGTTATATATAAAGATTTTATGCACAGTGACGGCTTTAACCATTATTTGCTCTACTTTTGTGGCATAACTATTTTCTCATCGTCAGTATATAAAAATTTAAACCCGCTTGCAAAAAGAATGCTTCAacaatttgttgttgatttccCACTGTACTATGGTCGCACCCATATGAGCAGCAATGTGCACAATCTTCTCCACGTATTTGATGACGTTGAAGAACTTGGTCCATTGGACGATTGGTCTTCTTATGATTATGAAAACTTTTTACAGTTTATTAAACGAGATGTTAAGACAGGTTCAAAATGTGTGGAACAAGTAGCGGGCAGATGCAAGTTATATGCCTCAATTAATGTACATCATGGTcccaaagaaaagaaatatccCTGTTTGACTATAGATGGCTGTGGACTACATGTAACTGAaagctttgttttaaaaccaaaatttCGGGATCAATGGTTTTTAACAAAATCAAATGGTATAGTGAAATTTTTGAGAGCAGAAATCTCTCCGCAGAATTCGTTGGTTATCGTTGGAATCAAGTATGATAAtaaggaaaattattttacggCTACATTTAAAGATAATGTATCTTTTGTAGCGATACAGTCTAGTGAACTGAACATTCATAAACTAAATTCTTATTCACCATCTACTATGGTGACACTTGACCTTAAGTCTATTAAATGTAAGTTAGTTGCCGTTAATTTACCCCCTCGTCCTCTTGTGTACTTTGATGTTGATGAATTTCAAGATTCTATGCCTCCATCTGTATTATTTATTCCATTATTACACACTTTTCTTCCGAACTAA
- the LOC120908308 gene encoding uncharacterized protein LOC120908308 isoform X2, with translation MASRSSQYRKRRRFMEEVEREIDNEINNMEPSSPVMVPASTSRMFNELHSTDSNLGANVECSFSIDVDTNNTNNDSAATVDENNLDDIEDEQEECAEDFYDAYNYLNDFQSLKEALRYLAIMGHLSRNFLNLLLAILRKFGHPELPKDGRTLLKIPKVSQEIQHIAGGQMWYSGIEVGLRNYFRNHVPEENKFSLHIFIDGLPLFKSSATQFWPILFKVKEIPDCPVMIAGVFCGQKKPTDLEPYLRQLVDELNNLQVIGMLFGEKVVKIFAKAFVTDTPARAFIKSVMYFPAKHGCTKCTLVGEFVKPERKVIFCSPQPAPSRTDESFRQRHDTEHHKQIRSPLEEIGGLDMIKSFPTSDRLHLIDIGNTRKILYGLFHHKFISFVIWSSEHKKNASHFLMKTKLPSEIHRPFRSLDTLQYWKATEFRSFLHYISPVIYKDFMHSDGFNHYLLYFCGITIFSSSVYKNLNPLAKRMLQQFVVDFPLYYGRTHMSSNVHNLLHVFDDVEELGPLDDWSSYDYENFLQFIKRDVKTGSKCVEQVAGRCKLYASINVHHGPKEKKYPCLTIDGCGLHVTESFVLKPKFRDQWFLTKSNGIVKFLRAEISPQNSLVIVGIKYDNKENYFTATFKDNVSFVAIQSSELNIHKLNSYSPSTMVTLDLKSIKCKLVAVNLPPRPLVYFDVDEFQDSMPPSVLFIPLLHTFLPN, from the exons ATGGCTTCAAGATCATCCCAATATCGGAAGCGTCGTCGCTTTATGGAAGAAGTTGAGAGAGAAATAGACAATGAGATCAATAATATGGAGCCTTCCTCACCTGTCATGGTTCCGGCATCGACGAGCAGGATGTTCA ACGAATTGCATAGTACTGATAGCAACTTAGGTGCGAATGTAGAGTGTAGCTTTAGCATAGATGTAGATACTAACAATACTAACAATGACAGCGCTGCAACTGTTGACGAAAATAATTTGGATGATATAGAAGATGAACAGGAAGAATGTGCTGAAGATTTTTATGATGCTTATaactatttgaatgattttcaaaGTTTAAAAGAAGCTTTGAGATATTTGGCAATAATGGGTCATCTTTCTCGCAACTTTCTCAACTTGCTTCTAgcaattttaagaaaattTGGTCATCCTGAACTTCCTAAAGATGGTCGTACTTTACTAAAAATTCCTAAAGTTAGCCAAGAGATTCAGCATATAGCAGGTGGACAAATGTGGTACTCAGGGATAGAAGTTGGCCTTCGaaattattttaggaatcatGTTCCAGAGGAAAATAAGTTTTCGTTACATATTTTTATCGATGGGCTTCCTCTTTTCAAAAGTAGTGCTACACAATTTTGGCCAATTCTTTTTAAAGTAAAAGAAATTCCCGATTGCCCGGTAATGATCGCAGGTGTATTTTGTGGTCAGAAAAAACCTACCGACTTAGAGCCTTATTTGCGACAGCTCGTAGATGAATTAAACAATTTGCAAGTAATAGGCATGCTGTTTGGAGAGAAAGTTGTAAAAATTTTTGCCAAGGCTTTTGTCACCGATACCCCTGCGCGGGCCTTTATAAAATCGGTAATGTACTTTCCGGCAAAACATGGGTGCACAAAGTGTACTCTCGTTGGAGAGTTTGTAAAACCGGAGCGCAAAGTAATATTTTGTTCACCACAACCTGCTCCATCACGTACAGATGAAAGTTTTCGACAAAGACACGATACAGAGCATCATAAACAAATTCGATCTCCTTTAGAAGAGATTGGTGGATTAGATATGATCAAAAGTTTTCCCACTTCTGATCGACTTCATCTTATCGATATTGGCAACACTCGTAAAATTTTGTACGGCCTTTTTCATCATAAATTTATAAGTTTTGTAATATGGTCTAGTGAACACAAGAAAAATGCCTCTCACTTTTTGATGAAAACGAAACTGCCTTCTGAAATACATCGACCATTTCGATCTCTTGACACTCTTCAGTATTGGAAAGCAACTGAATTTAGGTCTTTTCTACACTATATTAGCCCTGTTATATATAAAGATTTTATGCACAGTGACGGCTTTAACCATTATTTGCTCTACTTTTGTGGCATAACTATTTTCTCATCGTCAGTATATAAAAATTTAAACCCGCTTGCAAAAAGAATGCTTCAacaatttgttgttgatttccCACTGTACTATGGTCGCACCCATATGAGCAGCAATGTGCACAATCTTCTCCACGTATTTGATGACGTTGAAGAACTTGGTCCATTGGACGATTGGTCTTCTTATGATTATGAAAACTTTTTACAGTTTATTAAACGAGATGTTAAGACAGGTTCAAAATGTGTGGAACAAGTAGCGGGCAGATGCAAGTTATATGCCTCAATTAATGTACATCATGGTcccaaagaaaagaaatatccCTGTTTGACTATAGATGGCTGTGGACTACATGTAACTGAaagctttgttttaaaaccaaaatttCGGGATCAATGGTTTTTAACAAAATCAAATGGTATAGTGAAATTTTTGAGAGCAGAAATCTCTCCGCAGAATTCGTTGGTTATCGTTGGAATCAAGTATGATAAtaaggaaaattattttacggCTACATTTAAAGATAATGTATCTTTTGTAGCGATACAGTCTAGTGAACTGAACATTCATAAACTAAATTCTTATTCACCATCTACTATGGTGACACTTGACCTTAAGTCTATTAAATGTAAGTTAGTTGCCGTTAATTTACCCCCTCGTCCTCTTGTGTACTTTGATGTTGATGAATTTCAAGATTCTATGCCTCCATCTGTATTATTTATTCCATTATTACACACTTTTCTTCCGAACTAA
- the LOC120908308 gene encoding uncharacterized protein LOC120908308 isoform X3 — MGHLSRNFLNLLLAILRKFGHPELPKDGRTLLKIPKVSQEIQHIAGGQMWYSGIEVGLRNYFRNHVPEENKFSLHIFIDGLPLFKSSATQFWPILFKVKEIPDCPVMIAGVFCGQKKPTDLEPYLRQLVDELNNLQVIGMLFGEKVVKIFAKAFVTDTPARAFIKSVMYFPAKHGCTKCTLVGEFVKPERKVIFCSPQPAPSRTDESFRQRHDTEHHKQIRSPLEEIGGLDMIKSFPTSDRLHLIDIGNTRKILYGLFHHKFISFVIWSSEHKKNASHFLMKTKLPSEIHRPFRSLDTLQYWKATEFRSFLHYISPVIYKDFMHSDGFNHYLLYFCGITIFSSSVYKNLNPLAKRMLQQFVVDFPLYYGRTHMSSNVHNLLHVFDDVEELGPLDDWSSYDYENFLQFIKRDVKTGSKCVEQVAGRCKLYASINVHHGPKEKKYPCLTIDGCGLHVTESFVLKPKFRDQWFLTKSNGIVKFLRAEISPQNSLVIVGIKYDNKENYFTATFKDNVSFVAIQSSELNIHKLNSYSPSTMVTLDLKSIKCKLVAVNLPPRPLVYFDVDEFQDSMPPSVLFIPLLHTFLPN; from the coding sequence ATGGGTCATCTTTCTCGCAACTTTCTCAACTTGCTTCTAgcaattttaagaaaattTGGTCATCCTGAACTTCCTAAAGATGGTCGTACTTTACTAAAAATTCCTAAAGTTAGCCAAGAGATTCAGCATATAGCAGGTGGACAAATGTGGTACTCAGGGATAGAAGTTGGCCTTCGaaattattttaggaatcatGTTCCAGAGGAAAATAAGTTTTCGTTACATATTTTTATCGATGGGCTTCCTCTTTTCAAAAGTAGTGCTACACAATTTTGGCCAATTCTTTTTAAAGTAAAAGAAATTCCCGATTGCCCGGTAATGATCGCAGGTGTATTTTGTGGTCAGAAAAAACCTACCGACTTAGAGCCTTATTTGCGACAGCTCGTAGATGAATTAAACAATTTGCAAGTAATAGGCATGCTGTTTGGAGAGAAAGTTGTAAAAATTTTTGCCAAGGCTTTTGTCACCGATACCCCTGCGCGGGCCTTTATAAAATCGGTAATGTACTTTCCGGCAAAACATGGGTGCACAAAGTGTACTCTCGTTGGAGAGTTTGTAAAACCGGAGCGCAAAGTAATATTTTGTTCACCACAACCTGCTCCATCACGTACAGATGAAAGTTTTCGACAAAGACACGATACAGAGCATCATAAACAAATTCGATCTCCTTTAGAAGAGATTGGTGGATTAGATATGATCAAAAGTTTTCCCACTTCTGATCGACTTCATCTTATCGATATTGGCAACACTCGTAAAATTTTGTACGGCCTTTTTCATCATAAATTTATAAGTTTTGTAATATGGTCTAGTGAACACAAGAAAAATGCCTCTCACTTTTTGATGAAAACGAAACTGCCTTCTGAAATACATCGACCATTTCGATCTCTTGACACTCTTCAGTATTGGAAAGCAACTGAATTTAGGTCTTTTCTACACTATATTAGCCCTGTTATATATAAAGATTTTATGCACAGTGACGGCTTTAACCATTATTTGCTCTACTTTTGTGGCATAACTATTTTCTCATCGTCAGTATATAAAAATTTAAACCCGCTTGCAAAAAGAATGCTTCAacaatttgttgttgatttccCACTGTACTATGGTCGCACCCATATGAGCAGCAATGTGCACAATCTTCTCCACGTATTTGATGACGTTGAAGAACTTGGTCCATTGGACGATTGGTCTTCTTATGATTATGAAAACTTTTTACAGTTTATTAAACGAGATGTTAAGACAGGTTCAAAATGTGTGGAACAAGTAGCGGGCAGATGCAAGTTATATGCCTCAATTAATGTACATCATGGTcccaaagaaaagaaatatccCTGTTTGACTATAGATGGCTGTGGACTACATGTAACTGAaagctttgttttaaaaccaaaatttCGGGATCAATGGTTTTTAACAAAATCAAATGGTATAGTGAAATTTTTGAGAGCAGAAATCTCTCCGCAGAATTCGTTGGTTATCGTTGGAATCAAGTATGATAAtaaggaaaattattttacggCTACATTTAAAGATAATGTATCTTTTGTAGCGATACAGTCTAGTGAACTGAACATTCATAAACTAAATTCTTATTCACCATCTACTATGGTGACACTTGACCTTAAGTCTATTAAATGTAAGTTAGTTGCCGTTAATTTACCCCCTCGTCCTCTTGTGTACTTTGATGTTGATGAATTTCAAGATTCTATGCCTCCATCTGTATTATTTATTCCATTATTACACACTTTTCTTCCGAACTAA